The genomic region TCTGAACAGGGGGCGGACCTGAGACCGACCTTTTTCGGAGTTTGCCTGCTTTATACGGTCAGAGCGGCATACGTATTCAGGATAAACTGCGTCTTTTGCCTCCTCATTTAATTTGTGTTCTTACTTCTTAATTATCATAATCTTTTCCTTTATGTATATTTGCTTCTCTTTTTTATATTGCCAAGGTGCCTTTTCTCAgcttctttctaattttttttaatcaatggtATTTACGAATATTATTATGTTTTGGGATAATTATTTTCTGGTTTTGGGTTATTTTATGAATGAATCTTGTTATACAAGCTTGACATaggatataaatatatattatattcacATTCATTTAAGTCAATTTGATTTTGTTCCAACTAAACAGACGATGAGTATTAGGTACCGCTAGACTAGCAAATCACATATAATTCGAGTGTTGTTTTTGTTCATATTTGGTAGAAGTGGGCTTAACTAATAGCATCTTTAACAAGGTAGCATTTGGGCAGCAAAGTTAAATTTGTTAGCCACGTAGAAAATACCTCTTCAGCGGAGGTGGAATCCAATTAGCAAACTAGAGAGTTAGCAACCATTTAGTCAATTGGTACTTCTTCAAGCTAACAAGTTGGGTTTCACaatatattttattcaaaaatattgtttagtaaagatttttagaataaaattttGGGCCGATGAGGTATAATAAAgttaagatattaatattttaaagtgagaaaaaaatttaaagagttAGTTGAAGAATGATTTGGAGTGACAGATTTTAAAGTAGCACAAAAGTGCCAAATGGTTATAGAAACTTTTTGCTATCTCCTTTAGAGATATTCTAAATTGATTAGAATAATGTGTTCTCCTTTATGCATTAAAGTTTAAATTCTCTTTTCCAAACTTTAGAAGAATTTggtataaaatattatttcggcttttagccaaaatgatcattGAGATTTGTAGAACTCTTTACtttggtctttgagatttgaaatcaataaaagtggttCATGAGTttgtctaccatcaatcattttgattatCCCCTGAAAAATCTCCATGGACTGAAGCAGATCAGGTGGAGAAACCCATATGGAAAGCaatataatgaaaaatattattgTGGTGGAGATACAAATAAGTCCCTTAAAACTTAATCAACCACTTTCTATCcattaaaacctaaaaagaaAGGGGGTCGAATCCTATCTTATTAAtgtggatattttttttttaaatattttggttTATGTTAATTATATCTAATTATTCTTGCGGCCTTCCTATGATGATTTGACATTTGTTTAATTGTATTGATTTATcacttaataatatttttttttacatataagttaaaaaatttaagttcaaatacagtaattttaatatatttttttatagcaaAGTCATCGTGTGGCTTAGCATGAATTCTCTACTgaatctaattaaaaaaataattaagaattaAACTAAACCTAATATTGTGCCATAAAATTAGACATGTTTCaagtttctataaaaaaaaatccattggTTCTCCTCTATTGCAGTGAATATATCCTTTTTTAAGCAAATTATTCtcgctaaaaaaaaaatttgaccaaattattattatcataTGGTGAGACTAAGtctatctctttctttttaatgtaaataatatcgcttgttaaaaaaaaatattaaggcAGATGGTCTTTAATTTATGGGGCTCTTTCTCCATTTTTTGCTAAATTAGTTAAACCATTTtcacaaagaaaaataagacatttaacagaaacaaaaagagaaagtaacaaataaaacaagggaattttaacgaaaaactcacagtactgttcactttaacaaaaaaaccatatttttacactaaaaagtcaatcctggtactattcactttaccttttattttattcttaccgttaaaattcaaaattttcaatctatttttattaattttcctataAAACAAGTTGCGGAACATCCCGTTCCCTTTATAAGGCCACTTGTGGGGCAAGTGGTGACAACACTGAGCGAGCCGACATAATTTGGGTAGGATTTGCCATGATAACCCACGCCGTCCCCGACGGATACATGGAATATATGCATCATACATTTCTATATATGATTTGTCTAAGTACATGTCGTTTTCCACACGGGTTATGTTTTAGCATCTTTTGCACGCACCATGGACGACTATAGACCGTTCAGACGTTTTAACACTTCACTTGCATCGACAATttgttaatataattttttttaagagagaTATCAGTTCAGTAGGGTGTCACGGAGTCACGCAtgtaaaacaaataattaagaagtTGTCACGTTAACACAAATTAAGACGGAAATTAACCATGTTGAACCATCTAGTAAACCAATTGCTAGATCCGTTAACATGAGTGATTGATGATGGCAAATACTCTTCTACACATAAACAAGAGTTCTTACTAAAACCATTTTATAAACTGAGGTTAATAGGGCTTAATATACTTTTCAAGAAGTGCAATTTCGCACCAAAGGCACGTCCACCCACTTCAATAACCATAACCGACATGTGCGGCAACATAACATGTCAAACTATTTGTAATAGAAATTACTTCTCTATGTGTGTACATAGAGGTGGATGCACATTGAGACCTAGGTGGTCCCAGGACTGGAGTTTagaaaatatacatgtgaagaTCTTCCATGGACATTTTGAATCATTTGTACGGGTCACTTTGTACCTACTAGACATATCTAGAAAGATTACATGAACAACACTCGACAAATTCTCACAAtataaactgattttttttttttttttttttttttacgctCATCGCGAtctgtttttataaaaaacttgaaattctcacaaaattcTAATTCTTGATTCGCCACTACATATATAGCGTGTACAACCAATAATTACAATTTTCAAATGAGAAAGAAAAGTAATGTTGGTGTTAAAGTGCTGAAATGTCAAAAGAAAGCGCATTCATATATCATCATCTCGTCTGGCAGATGGGACTAAACAATCCTTGGACAAATCAGGGCTCTCAATTTCCAGAAAGCTTGTTAGCAAAGTTTTCCTGGAGGGTTGTGCTTTTGAACTGCTACTGCTGGGTGATATTTTCTGGTTGGATTCACTGCCCTTTTCAATCTTCGTAGCATCCTGAACGGCCACGATTATCTCCTGCATTCTTGGCCTGGAAACTCCATGTTGCTCAACACACTGGATTGCTACTTCAGCAATTCTCCACATGGACTCAACTTTCACACTTCCTGCTAGGATAGGATCTATGATGCTTTCAACATCTCCTCTACGAATCAAGGATCTTGCCTggaaaaacaacaattttttaGGATTACATGGTGTGTATAACACGAAAATTCTATTATGTTCCGGTGTATGGTATGCACAAAATGAATGACGCACTGAATGTGGGGCGGATGTCGGTGTTGTACACACGAGAGTATACTAGAAAATCCCGCGCATATCAACCGGCCATTGAATTTTTATTCCGTAAAAATTGGCAAAGCCCCTGAATTTATAAACCTGCTTTCAATTTGCTCCTTCGGCTTTCAGTTTGGTTATGAGTTCCCTaatccatttatttattttttctttttaaagggGGACAACTGGTAGCAAGCCACGGTTATCCACCCCTTCCGGAGGCCGGGAAGACTcgcagaggcatttcagcctttCCTGGCCACATGAGTTCCCTAATCTTTCAAACGCACCATTTTGCTCCCAAATGTCAAATTTATCACATTTTCCATTAGTTTTCTTCAAATGGATTGACGAAAAATAGCCCTCAAGTGGACGGAAAACTTGACAGTTTGAGAGTATTGGCACATTTTAATAGATTATGGAGTctcaaaaccaaaatgaaagTCGAGAGGAGCAAACCAGAAGAAGGTACTAAGTTAAAGAGGTATTGCTAAAACTTTCCATATACATTTTTCAGACAAGTTTTTTAAGTGAATCAGAAAGCATACCCAGTGAACAATGTTCAACTCAGAACCAAAGTCTTCTGTTGAAACTGGCTTTTTTCCTGAAATCAGCTCCAAAAGAACAACCCCAAAACTGTACACATCACTTTTCTCAGTTAATTGCTGACTAGCATAATACCTGCATCCGACGATTAACATGGCTGATTTAAGTGCATACAGGAGAGATTGTGAACATAATTAATTTTTCGTATACGATTCATGGGGCTTACTCAGGATCAAGGTAGCCTACTGTTCCCTGAGCCACGCTTGAGATATGCGTTAAATCCTCCTCTGCTTGCCTAGACAATCCGAAATCCGACACTTTCGCTCTCATGTTTATGTCTAAGAGAATGTTGCTTGTTTTCACGTCCCGGTGGATGATACTAGGGTTGCATCCAGTATGTAAGTACTCGAGACCTATACATACGTAAATTCGTGTCAATAGCATGAGCTTGAAAAATGAAGTATGCATACATTAGTATCAGAAGTTCCCTCTTATACCTTTAGCTGCATCTTCTGCAATGCGAAGGCGAGTTTGCCAGTCTAAGCGCTTCTGGGTGGTAGAACCTGTTGTCACCAAATTTTGTCATGGATTTGGATGAAATTGTTAGAACTAAGAACATAAACTCAAAGAACAACTTTTTTATGAGAGTGCAGACCGTGTATGTGATCGCGTAAGGTTCCATTGTGCATGTACTCGTAAACCAGAATGCATTGATGTTCTTCTTTGCAATATCCAGTTAGAGGAACCAAGTTCCGATGATGAATACGTGACAAGAGTGCTACCTCAGTTACAAATTGCTTATTCATGTGGGCAGATGACTCTGCCATCATTTTAACTGCTATCTCCTTTCCATCTTTCATCTTTCCATAATATACAGACCCAAAGCTTCCTTTGCCAATTTTTTTCGAAAAGCTGCTAGTTGCCTCTTCCAGATCAGGGAGAGTAATGTAGCAAGCTACGCCTTCATCCATACGAGAAATTGAATAGCCAGTTGAAGGCTTGGTGCGGGCACGCAGCGAGTCACCTGATGCACAAGAAAAGATGTTACATTGCAGAAATTGTGAACCGCAGAGCAAACAGATTCTTGCGTACAAACCTTTTCCATTACTTCTCTGAAAAGATGACTTTCTTTGAAGATTACGCAATATCAATAGAGTCCCTAATAATAACAATGATACAGTTGCAACTACTCCAACAGAAATTCCAATTATCAACTTGAAATGCTTCTGTTTTCGTTCCCCCTTACGTAATCCAAGATTATATTCATATCTGCACGATGAAATAGCATATCTGTCGATAAGTTTCTAGGCTACAATATATTGTCATGTTTGTTTCATTGCATAGATCAGTGAAAAGCAAACTTACTTAAATGTGATTTTCCCCCTTAACAGTCCTGCAGGAATTTCCCCACTGAAAGAGTTGTTCTGTATGTACCTGCCACATAAGGATTTCAGATAATCAGATTACAGCATTTCCCCACGACGGAAAATGTTCAATACTAATCCAAATGATACATGGAAGTATCCAACTCACAATCCAATAGCTACTTACAGTTCTTGTAAGCTTGGCAAGCTAGCCAGGTAAGAAGGTAGTGAACCACTCAATTTGTTGTTCTCTAGATGCCTTCCAAGTTGACAAAATATGAAAGAAAAGCATAATTGAAGCAAAATTATGTTCTCCGAATTCAAATATGTAAGTTTGGAGAAAATTCGAAGATCTTACAAAATCTTTAAATTGATAAGATTACTGATGTCAGGAAATTGTCCGGTAAGGTAGTTACCACCCAACCACCTAAGTGCACAGAAAGATTGCAAGCAAACTTAATGTAATGATTAAAAAATACAAAGGCGTGCATCTTTAGAGGATAATAGCACATACAACTCTGTCAACTCCTGCAGATTTTTAAGCTCCACGGGGATTTCACCCTTCACATTCTTTCCTGAAAGGTCACTATACCACAAGTTAGAGGGTTCCGTAAACTTAAAATGCTTAATATCtgtagagacatttgatcaatttttaagttttcagTCATGACGAAATTTTCATGACCTACATTGTTTTACTGACAATAGTCCATCGATGCAATACCTTGTACTGTTTTGTGAAAAAAGGGGTTTTAATAGACATCCATCGACAAACTTATAAGCAAGCAACTGTGCTGAATGAAATAACTAGTGAGTGATATCTTCCGGTGTGATGTTCagaagtgaagatgaagatCTGATATCTGAATGCTTGATGTAGAAGCAATTTCTGTCAATGAATTCAGGTTTTGTATATCAGCACTGCACCATAAAAGGTGCTTTTGATGAACATTCAAAGCTAACTAATTCGATGACTCTAACTTTGAACCATTCACTTAGCGTCTAGAAATTTCCCTGTgatttgtatattttctttcaGATGGTTATGCATGTTTCAAGTTGGTTGCTACAATATTCAGTAAAAATTTGTTGGCAACTACATATCCTAGTATTGAATAGCAATGTAACAGAAATCGACATGAAGCAGAGTTGTCGCAAAGGTATGAAGAACTTACATTTTTGTGATTCTTGGTGGTGCTGTGGAGCTACAATTCACCCATTCCCATGGAGTTGGAGCGCAAGGATCACCTTCATCTACTGATAGACTTTCAGCCGACATGAACTGAAGCACATTCAGAACCGCCACTACTGATTAAAAACCAAGCATAGCAATCAGCTCATCAATGATAAACCGCATCCAATCCGATGCAAACTTTTTTAAGTAAAACAACACCAAGATCATGGACTTACAATCTCGCCTATCGGTCTTTGCAGCGATTTGAACATATTTACTTATCTCCATTGCATTTAGAAGCGGCCCTCGCGTAGAATCAGGGGTCTTAACAAAGGAAAATGGCAGAACAAACTCCAGACTCACATTCATGTAGCTCGGCTCATAAAGCGTGTAGTCCCCATTTGCATTCTCAGCAATATTTACCTCTGCACTATTATAGTCTGCCGAGAAAGGTTGCTCCAACTTGAATTTCCGGATCTCATTTGCGCCTAAATCCTCAATTTCCGCAAAGTAAGCATAGGCTCGACCCATTCCTGGGAAGCCATCCAGATTTAATCTGTAGCTCAGCACTCCCTTTGTGCCAACTACCGCGGTCTGCATTACTTTAACAGGGGGGTACTCTCTACTCCTTGTGTCTACATCCCTTGATGTACTGATTCTTTCTGTACCTGGTGCCACTCCAACCAGATAATTCTGCCTTTTCACAAGATCAGAATCCCAAATTCTGTCATATGGATCATCTGGGTACCTGCGAAAAACAATAAATTCTCACTCAAGGATCAAATCACTAGATACATTATCCGAACCAGCCTACTTCTGGTGCTCAGTTCTGTCCGTCCAATCCTCTATTACCTAATGcctttacaaaaaaataaaacctcaACATCCAATCTGGTTTTCTACCTTATAGCATCTTTGCTTGGAGCACCAAAATTCACCCTAGCTGCAACTTTCAAGAAAAACTCATCCTCATAGTCCGTGGCATACATCGAAAGATTCAAAGGCCTCAGCTCCAAAGTCGATATAAACGGAAACCCAGTTGTTGCACAACATATACACACATCGACAGAATCCGACGAAGCCCTAATGATCATCTCATTCACATATATTCTTGAAGCATCAAAAATAGTCACGGTTGCCCACTGCGTGGCATCCAAGTAAAGCTCGAATTTCGGGTATGTGTCTTCACTTTTGAGACTGCCGTACTGAAATGTGGCCCGGACTAAGTACCTCCTCCTCTCCATAGTGTTCAACGTATAGCAGTACTTCTTGCTGTCTATGGGAAAATCCCTGCGTCTCTGAAACTGCAGCAAGTTTCCATTAGGGTTTTCGACCTGGATTGATTTTCCCTGGGACATGAGTCGCATGTCTGAAATCCATGCCAGTCCAGTGCTTGTGTCAGTGTAGTTACTTGTCCCTCCACAATCTATGCTCACAAAATCTGCATATCCTCAATTCAAACATATCGTCAGTCCGAAAACCAACAATTCCTAGCAAAACGCATGCGTCTGTAATCATGAAAATCTCTTAAAAATGGGTAATTAAATACCAGAAAAAATCACATACCTTGAACCTGGGAAATAACAGATGATATAAAGCAAAGATAAATTATGAACAGGAAGACTGAGAAACCCATTTGATCATTTCATGAGACAAAACAAACCATTTTTCTCTGTTTTCTCCAGTGTTGAGAATTTGTGTTCATTCATTCGATGAAATCGAAACTGATTGTAATTAGGTGAACATGTTTGTCTAAGCAAGGGGTCCACGTACCCTTCACTTTTTTGATTTACGAGTTTGCAATGCTCATCCACGttcgtttctttttttttcagatcTTTAGAATCTTAGAAAATTAATTTCTGGTTTCATTTTTTGGTTTAGCTTTATTTTCACTTTGAAAAAGAGTATAAAGAATCAACTTTCAAGCCATTATTTTGCGTTTCAAAAATGATTTGGTGGATGAACTGTGTTGTATATAGATTTTTTTAACAATGTCTTGCAATACATGCATCGCTTCAAGTCGTCCctctaaaaaaaacttatgttGGTACACAAATTACCAAATTATGATGTTGCTGCAGATGTTTACAATGTGGCCAAGACTGACAGACGACACTTTGAGATGTTGCTATCAAAATCTTTATTGCTTTTGTTCTATTTACTTACAAGTTTGGTTGACATGCATGTGTTCCCGGTTCTGCAGAATTCACTGTGTAAGTAGTAAGTGCCACCACCCTACCACTAACCACCTACAATCCATTGTTTCTATCGTCACCGACAAAAGCATCAATAATCAATCTTTTGTAATACCTACGATAAATGTGCGGTTGAGGTTTTGCTCTTTGCATCTAACGGTTAGGATAAAAAGTTCTGGGAGAAATTGTAGAGACCTGCTGACTGGCTGGTACCCAAGACAAACCCTAGGAGAGATAAATTCACCTAAGAAattctaaactacctattaatcaacaaaaaataaaataaaagttaggGGCAATATagtaaattaaacacaaaatagtttttttatatttatttttttcacaccCTCGCAGGTAGGTAAGCATATTAGTTGTCCTCATTTTCTCTATCacgtttttcttttaaataaaataagtttTTAGTGACGAAATAATTATCCAGAAACAGTCAATCGTTAAAGATATGAACATCCTAATTGTTTGAAGTCGTTAGCAAGAAAATTTTGCAACcattttttatattctttctttgtaaattttttttttgcaattttaatAAGCACATACATAACATGTGTATAATTGTTAGTACGTGATAATGGTAGGAGTGGACAAAAAAACTGATTGAACCATTATAACCTGTTAAACTAAAGGGATCGTTGATttgaatttatttgaatttcacaCTAAAAAAGTGTAATCTTAAACTACCTGAACAAAACCGCAacaatttggtttggtttcgtAAAACACAGATCCTCTTTAGATCTGTGCAACCGGAGCCCGGGGATCAATGGATCCGGGCCATTGAAATATGATCAatggctataattattataacttttagagggatcctctgtttgtagccgttggatcaaatttcaatggttcgGATTCATTGATCCCCAGGCTCTGGTTGCACATATTTGGAGAAGATTTGTGTTCGGTTTTGTATGACGTTTTCTAAACAGCCCAATATTCAATTTAAGATAACTTTCATGTATGTAAGAAAATTTAGTTGCTTTGTGCTAGCTTAACTCTTGAACTAAACCAAATTGTGATGCTAACGTTGATTTAGTTGTGATGTGAGGCATAGACTGGACCGAATTGAACACAACTCAATCATGCGCAATTACGTAAATGTACATGTTTAGAACAAGTATTACAACTAAGTATGCAATCAAGATTATCGACGACTTCCAACAATTTTACCGAGTACACATTAAAAACTATAAAGTCAAAGCATCAACACAACATTAATAACATTGAGACATATCCTCATTCTAAAAATATTGCAGTTAATTGTAACGTACAAAAATACGTAATTTACTCATAAATCTTATATATAAAGCTAATGGAAAAGGTGAATAGTGATTTTGATGTCatcaaacttcaaaaaaaatatttggacaaaaatgcccccaagaCAAAAAAATTCGAAGGCAtctcaaaataatgcatcaaatgaggcaagggcattttcatcattttaacagtatttttaaataattaattttttttgtggtttgtttgtttgttttttaattagtac from Pyrus communis chromosome 4, drPyrComm1.1, whole genome shotgun sequence harbors:
- the LOC137731896 gene encoding probable LRR receptor-like serine/threonine-protein kinase At1g67720 isoform X2, encoding MGFSVFLFIIYLCFISSVISQVQDFVSIDCGGTSNYTDTSTGLAWISDMRLMSQGKSIQVENPNGNLLQFQRRRDFPIDSKKYCYTLNTMERRRYLVRATFQYGSLKSEDTYPKFELYLDATQWATVTIFDASRIYVNEMIIRASSDSVDVCICCATTGFPFISTLELRPLNLSMYATDYEDEFFLKVAARVNFGAPSKDAIRYPDDPYDRIWDSDLVKRQNYLVGVAPGTERISTSRDVDTRSREYPPVKVMQTAVVGTKGVLSYRLNLDGFPGMGRAYAYFAEIEDLGANEIRKFKLEQPFSADYNSAEVNIAENANGDYTLYEPSYMNVSLEFVLPFSFVKTPDSTRGPLLNAMEISKYVQIAAKTDRRDLAVLNVLQFMSAESLSVDEGDPCAPTPWEWVNCSSTAPPRITKIDLSGKNVKGEIPVELKNLQELTELWLGGNYLTGQFPDISNLINLKILHLENNKLSGSLPSYLASLPSLQELYIQNNSFSGEIPAGLLRGKITFKYEYNLGLRKGERKQKHFKLIIGISVGVVATVSLLLLGTLLILRNLQRKSSFQRSNGKGDSLRARTKPSTGYSISRMDEGVACYITLPDLEEATSSFSKKIGKGSFGSVYYGKMKDGKEIAVKMMAESSAHMNKQFVTEVALLSRIHHRNLVPLTGYCKEEHQCILVYEYMHNGTLRDHIHGSTTQKRLDWQTRLRIAEDAAKGLEYLHTGCNPSIIHRDVKTSNILLDINMRAKVSDFGLSRQAEEDLTHISSVAQGTVGYLDPEYYASQQLTEKSDVYSFGVVLLELISGKKPVSTEDFGSELNIVHWARSLIRRGDVESIIDPILAGSVKVESMWRIAEVAIQCVEQHGVSRPRMQEIIVAVQDATKIEKGSESNQKISPSSSSSKAQPSRKTLLTSFLEIESPDLSKDCLVPSARRDDDI
- the LOC137731896 gene encoding probable LRR receptor-like serine/threonine-protein kinase At1g67720 isoform X1 → MGFSVFLFIIYLCFISSVISQVQDFVSIDCGGTSNYTDTSTGLAWISDMRLMSQGKSIQVENPNGNLLQFQRRRDFPIDSKKYCYTLNTMERRRYLVRATFQYGSLKSEDTYPKFELYLDATQWATVTIFDASRIYVNEMIIRASSDSVDVCICCATTGFPFISTLELRPLNLSMYATDYEDEFFLKVAARVNFGAPSKDAIRYPDDPYDRIWDSDLVKRQNYLVGVAPGTERISTSRDVDTRSREYPPVKVMQTAVVGTKGVLSYRLNLDGFPGMGRAYAYFAEIEDLGANEIRKFKLEQPFSADYNSAEVNIAENANGDYTLYEPSYMNVSLEFVLPFSFVKTPDSTRGPLLNAMEISKYVQIAAKTDRRDLVAVLNVLQFMSAESLSVDEGDPCAPTPWEWVNCSSTAPPRITKIDLSGKNVKGEIPVELKNLQELTELWLGGNYLTGQFPDISNLINLKILHLENNKLSGSLPSYLASLPSLQELYIQNNSFSGEIPAGLLRGKITFKYEYNLGLRKGERKQKHFKLIIGISVGVVATVSLLLLGTLLILRNLQRKSSFQRSNGKGDSLRARTKPSTGYSISRMDEGVACYITLPDLEEATSSFSKKIGKGSFGSVYYGKMKDGKEIAVKMMAESSAHMNKQFVTEVALLSRIHHRNLVPLTGYCKEEHQCILVYEYMHNGTLRDHIHGSTTQKRLDWQTRLRIAEDAAKGLEYLHTGCNPSIIHRDVKTSNILLDINMRAKVSDFGLSRQAEEDLTHISSVAQGTVGYLDPEYYASQQLTEKSDVYSFGVVLLELISGKKPVSTEDFGSELNIVHWARSLIRRGDVESIIDPILAGSVKVESMWRIAEVAIQCVEQHGVSRPRMQEIIVAVQDATKIEKGSESNQKISPSSSSSKAQPSRKTLLTSFLEIESPDLSKDCLVPSARRDDDI